A single region of the Acinetobacter sp. WCHA45 genome encodes:
- the rph gene encoding ribonuclease PH, producing the protein MRIDQRALDQLREVKITRNYTRYAEGSVLVEFGHTKVLCTASIDNSVPRFLKGQGQGWVTAEYGMLPRSTHTRSDREAARGKQTGRTQEIQRLIGRSLRAMVDLKKLGENTITIDCDVIQADGGTRTAAITGAAVALVDAMNVLLSNKKIKQDPLKGLVAAISVGMYQDEVLLDLCYEEDSNCQTDLNVVMTQAGEFIEIQGTAEEKPFTRQQSNAMLELAEKGIAELIQKQQQALGW; encoded by the coding sequence ATGCGTATTGACCAAAGAGCATTAGACCAATTACGTGAAGTAAAAATCACACGTAACTATACCCGTTACGCAGAAGGTTCAGTTTTGGTTGAGTTTGGTCATACCAAAGTGTTGTGTACAGCAAGTATTGATAACTCAGTTCCACGTTTCTTGAAAGGTCAAGGGCAAGGTTGGGTGACTGCTGAATACGGTATGTTGCCACGTTCGACGCATACACGTAGTGACCGTGAGGCAGCGCGCGGTAAGCAAACAGGACGTACCCAAGAAATCCAACGTCTCATTGGTCGTAGTCTTCGTGCCATGGTGGATTTGAAGAAGTTGGGTGAGAACACGATTACGATTGACTGTGATGTCATTCAAGCAGATGGCGGTACTCGTACAGCAGCCATTACAGGCGCAGCGGTAGCTTTAGTTGATGCTATGAATGTGTTACTGAGCAATAAAAAGATTAAACAAGACCCGTTAAAAGGTCTCGTAGCAGCAATCTCAGTAGGAATGTACCAAGACGAAGTCTTACTCGATTTGTGTTACGAAGAAGATTCAAATTGCCAAACGGATTTGAATGTGGTGATGACACAAGCGGGCGAATTTATTGAAATTCAAGGAACGGCAGAAGAGAAACCGTTCACTCGTCAGCAGTCTAATGCCATGTTAGAGCTTGCAGAAAAAGGAATCGCAGAATTGATTCAGAAGCAACAGCAGGCACTCGGTTGGTAA